The genomic DNA TGCCCAAGAACCGGATGGGTTTTCCCCGATCGTCCCACTCAGTAAATTGCCCTGTCGCCAGAATCCATTTCCAATTCCCTTGACGAGTTCGCATACGAAATTCAGCTTTATAGATGTCCGTTTGACCGGCTGCATAGGCTTGATAGGCTTGGTGAGTGCAAGCGCTATCGTCCGGGTGCAATTGGGATTTCCAGGTGGCTACGCTTGAATGAAAGGTGCCTGGATCGTACCCCAACATCCGGGCATACTCCGGGCTAATCACCGCTTCATCGGTGCGCAGGTTCAGATCGAAAAACCCTTGGTTTGCCGCCTGCATTGCCAGCCGCAACTGTTCTTCATTCGCTTGCAGGGAAGCAGTTCGTTGGGTAACTTGGGTTTCTAGGGTTTGATTGAGTTCTGCTAAGGAGTCCGCTAGGCGTTGAGATTGAGCTTGACTGGTTTGCAGGTCTTGATAGAGCTGAATATTGGCCAGGGAAATTGCGGCTTGGGTACAGAGAAACTTGAGACTGAGCAAGCGTTCTTCACTAAAAACACAGCGGGTGAGTTGATTTTCTAAATATAAAATGCCGATCGAGCGCCCTTGATTCAGCAGGGGGAAGCAGAGGACGCTTTGAGGTTGGTGTCGATCGAGATAGGTATCGGTAATGGGTAAGTCAGCGTTTGAGTCGTCAATAGCGACCCCGGTTTGAGTATTTTTGACGTAGCGAATCAGACCAACGGGTAGCGTGGTATTGCCATCGAGAGGTTGCCGAGTCAAGTCAATGCTCTCGGTTGTGGCGATCGCTTCAATTTGCCAGTTTCCTTCCCGATCGGGAGCCATCAACGCGCAGCGATCGCCTCCAGAGTATTGCAACATCAGGTGAGTGAACTGATGCAAAAACTCATCCGGTTGCACCGTTCCCAGTAACGCTTGAGCTGCCTTAAATACCGCGACCAACTCCGGCACTGGGTCTATGGCAGAACCAACAGCCTCGGAGGTAGAACGATGGAACAAAAGCATGGGCGCTGTCAGTTGGGTTAGGGTTTGATTCAATGTCGCCGATGGCAAAGGCGGTTGACTTATCGGTTGCAGCAGATCTCGATAGCATTGTTCTAAGTCTCGCACTTTCGCCGTTGCTCCCCACCGGGCATAACCGTAATAGGCGTTTTGCAGATAGGCGATCGCGATCGTTTCCTTACCCCAGTCCAAATAAAATAGAGCGGCTCGCTCGTTTGCCAAGGCTTCTTCTTGAAGATATTTGTTTTCTTTGGCTCCAGCTATGGCGCGATCGTAGCGTTCGATCGCTTCTAGTTTTTGACCCAAAACTCGGCACTTTTCCGCCTCCACCAGATCCACCTTATGTTGGAAATTCATCGGTGCATGAGTTGACCATAACTTGAGGCGATCGAGCCAAGTTTCGGCACGGTTAAGATGCCAGATGCGATCGCGATTTTGCATCCGCAACGCTTCGCGATCGGTCATCGACCCTGCCAGGGCTACAGAAGTTAAACTTGCCAGGAATACAAATTCTGTCAAGGGGAGATAACTGCCAACCGCAGCGCAATATTTCTCTGCTTCCTCAAGACAATTAACAGCGGCAAGCAAATTTCCAAAAAGATAACTCAGATGCAATTTTTTCAGATAGTGGAAAAAGAGTCCTACTAAATTTCGATTGTTTTGAAAAAATTCTGTTGCTTGTATCTCATCATAAATGGTTCCTTGCAGACACCAGGGTTCCTCCGTTGTCTCAGTTAGATTGAAGATCGCTTGTCGAGCACAGTCTATAGATTTTGCAATAGCTTCAAACTCGATCCCTCTCACAAATTCAGATGCCGCCTTACAGGTTTCTTTGACTGTCTCTAGTCTTTCACCCACCACATAGCCAAGTATGGCGTGATTGGCTAAGTTATAAGCAGAAAACTCTAATTCCCCAAACTCTAAACCACTCTGATAGCCATTAATGAGCTGGGGAATTCCATTCCGAGCGTGCTCTTTCCAAAACGAAACATGAAAATAAAAGTTATTAATAACGCAGGCATGAGGTCTGTTACTATTTTGCGATTCCATTAACTGTTTGGCAACTTCCCCATATTGATATCCAGCAACAATATCGTCCACTCCAGGGTTGCACAACGCCAAAGCATAGTTAATATAAGAAATTGATGTATCAATGGTATTTCCATATTTGAGAGAAAGCAAAATTCCTTGGCAGGCAACAATTGGAAATAAATTAGGACAGCCAAAATAAGTCAAGGGAACCAGGCGCGATAATACTCTCATCGCGGAGAGCATTACCGGATCGGACATAGAAGGGAATGAAACAAGTTCTTCGGTCGAGAAAGAAGCGAGTTCTATTTTCACTCGATTTAACCAGGCGATCGTGTCGGAAGTATCTGGATTATTCGGTAAGTGAATGTCTAACAAGCACAAGTAATGCAAGCCTAATTCAATTCCATCGAGAAACTGACTCCGAGCTGCATGGCCCTGAAGCCAAGTTTCATAAACTCGGATTGTATCTAACACATTCTCAGCACGAGAAATTACTATTTCTCCATATTGTTTCATTAGTTCAAAGTTTCCAGTAAGATAACTAACTTCCGTTGCTTCTAGATATAAATTCAATGTCAGGCTATACTGGGTTTGCCAGCAATCTTCATCTAGGAGTTCTAGTCCTTTTAAGAAATACTCAAATGCCGATAAATAAGCCGTACAACTTTTAGCTTTTTCTCCAGCCATCAGGTTCAACTGAGCCAGCTCGTTTCGCTGAGATTGTTCGGCAATTAAACCAATTCCTGAATTGAGATAACCCACAATATCAAACAGCCGACTTCCTTCGTTGTCTAAGTTGGAATTTTTCTCGAGCAATAGTTTTCCTATCTTCAAAAGAATGGGGGATTTTTGGTCGTTTGGAATCAGTGAATAAGCGGCTTGCTGAACGCGATCGTGCAAGAATCGATACTTAACCGTTACGATCTCTGCTTCGGTTAAGTCAATCTCCCCTTGGAAAAATTTATATGCTTCGCTAATCGGTAAAATCGTGCCTTCTTGCAACGCACTCCAAAGTTTTGAGGCTACTTCTTCTGAGGAAGTTTCACAAACTACAGCCAAAGTCTCTAAATCGAATTGATTGCCGAGACAAGCTGCTAATTTCAACACCCTCTGGGTTGCTTCCGGTAATTTTTGCAAGCGTCCTGCGATAAATTCTACCACGTCTGAAGTCAGTGCTGCATCTCTAACCTTAACTAAATCGCATTCCCAATATCCTAAATTTGGATTAAACACGATCGATTCATCTTCATACAACCCGATTAAAAACTGGGTCGTGAAAAATGGGTTTCCTTGAGTCTTTTGATAGACTAACTCGGTTAAAGGTTGAGATTGTTTGATGTGGCAACTGAGAGTGTCTGCGACGATTTGATTGATGTGATGTACGGATAAGGGAGCCAGGGTAATTGTGGAAATGGATGTTGTTTGCTCTCTTCGGGCACTACCTAAAGCGCTTTTTGCCGATGCGGGATAGCACAGCTTCTTCAATTCTGCTAAGGTCAACATCAGAGGATGGACAGGAAACACTTCGTTATCTCGATAGGCTCCCACAAGCAGTAAATAGCCCCGATTGTTATCTCTCATCAAGACTTCGATCAGGTTTAAAGATGCCGAATCTGCCCATTGTAAATCGTCTAAAAATAGGGTTAAGGGATGTTCTTTTTGGGTGAAAACAGCAATGAATTTTTCCAAGAGTAAGTTAAATCGATTTTGTGCCGCACTTCCTGATAATTCGATAATGGGAGGTTGTCGGCCAATGACACTTTCGAGTTCGGGGATAACATCAATGAGGACTTGACCGTTATTGCCTACTGCTTCCAGAATTTTCGTTTTCCAATCGGCTAATTTGGCATCAGATTCGCTGAGAATTTGCCCCATCAAGCTACGGAAAGCTTGGACAAAGCTCGAAAAGGGAATGTTGCGGTTAAATTGCTCGCATTTACCTTTAATAAAATAACCTTTATTTTTGACAATGGGTTTGTGAACTTCGTTGACTACAGCAGTTTTTCCGATTCCAGAAAATCCAGTCACCAATATCATTTCCCTTTGTCCGGTTGCGACGCGATTGAAGGCATTCAGAAGGGTTTGTACTTCATTTTCCCGTCCGTAAAGTTTTTCGGGGATGAGGAAGCGATCGCATATATCCCTTTCTCCCAATTTAAACGGTTCGATGGTTCCAGTTTCTCGATATTGTGCGAGACATTTTCCTAAGTCATATTTGAGTCCTAATGCGCTCTGATAGCGGTTTTCGGCATTTTTCGCCATCAGTTTCAAGATAATATCCGCGAGGGGTTGGGGACAAATATCTCCGATGGGTTTGGGACGTTCGGCAATATGAGCGTGAATTAATTCTAAGGGGTCTTCTTTATTAAATGGTAATTCTCCGGTGAGGAGTTCGTAAAAGGTAACTCCCAAAGAATAAAAGTCGCTGCGATAGTCAATACCTCGATTCATCCGTCCCGTTTGTTCGGGGGATAAGTACCCTAGAGTGCCTTCCAAAACGTTGGGGGTTTGAAGGGATTGGGTTTCTCGGGGTAGAAGTGTCGAAATACTGAAATCAATGAGCTTAATTTGTTTGGTTTCGGGATGAATAAGAATATTAGCGGGTTTAATATCTTTATGAATAATTGAGTTGTTGTGGAGTTGA from Roseofilum casamattae BLCC-M143 includes the following:
- a CDS encoding EAL domain-containing protein produces the protein MNRISTQLPKISNYQALEPIYESDRTLVYRARHEERGQPVIIKLMRNEYPSLSELIQFRNQYVITRALNREIEGIVKTIALERYENCYALIMEDMGGISLAKYENRSSLSLSQFLEIAIQLAGIVHQLHNNSIIHKDIKPANILIHPETKQIKLIDFSISTLLPRETQSLQTPNVLEGTLGYLSPEQTGRMNRGIDYRSDFYSLGVTFYELLTGELPFNKEDPLELIHAHIAERPKPIGDICPQPLADIILKLMAKNAENRYQSALGLKYDLGKCLAQYRETGTIEPFKLGERDICDRFLIPEKLYGRENEVQTLLNAFNRVATGQREMILVTGFSGIGKTAVVNEVHKPIVKNKGYFIKGKCEQFNRNIPFSSFVQAFRSLMGQILSESDAKLADWKTKILEAVGNNGQVLIDVIPELESVIGRQPPIIELSGSAAQNRFNLLLEKFIAVFTQKEHPLTLFLDDLQWADSASLNLIEVLMRDNNRGYLLLVGAYRDNEVFPVHPLMLTLAELKKLCYPASAKSALGSARREQTTSISTITLAPLSVHHINQIVADTLSCHIKQSQPLTELVYQKTQGNPFFTTQFLIGLYEDESIVFNPNLGYWECDLVKVRDAALTSDVVEFIAGRLQKLPEATQRVLKLAACLGNQFDLETLAVVCETSSEEVASKLWSALQEGTILPISEAYKFFQGEIDLTEAEIVTVKYRFLHDRVQQAAYSLIPNDQKSPILLKIGKLLLEKNSNLDNEGSRLFDIVGYLNSGIGLIAEQSQRNELAQLNLMAGEKAKSCTAYLSAFEYFLKGLELLDEDCWQTQYSLTLNLYLEATEVSYLTGNFELMKQYGEIVISRAENVLDTIRVYETWLQGHAARSQFLDGIELGLHYLCLLDIHLPNNPDTSDTIAWLNRVKIELASFSTEELVSFPSMSDPVMLSAMRVLSRLVPLTYFGCPNLFPIVACQGILLSLKYGNTIDTSISYINYALALCNPGVDDIVAGYQYGEVAKQLMESQNSNRPHACVINNFYFHVSFWKEHARNGIPQLINGYQSGLEFGELEFSAYNLANHAILGYVVGERLETVKETCKAASEFVRGIEFEAIAKSIDCARQAIFNLTETTEEPWCLQGTIYDEIQATEFFQNNRNLVGLFFHYLKKLHLSYLFGNLLAAVNCLEEAEKYCAAVGSYLPLTEFVFLASLTSVALAGSMTDREALRMQNRDRIWHLNRAETWLDRLKLWSTHAPMNFQHKVDLVEAEKCRVLGQKLEAIERYDRAIAGAKENKYLQEEALANERAALFYLDWGKETIAIAYLQNAYYGYARWGATAKVRDLEQCYRDLLQPISQPPLPSATLNQTLTQLTAPMLLFHRSTSEAVGSAIDPVPELVAVFKAAQALLGTVQPDEFLHQFTHLMLQYSGGDRCALMAPDREGNWQIEAIATTESIDLTRQPLDGNTTLPVGLIRYVKNTQTGVAIDDSNADLPITDTYLDRHQPQSVLCFPLLNQGRSIGILYLENQLTRCVFSEERLLSLKFLCTQAAISLANIQLYQDLQTSQAQSQRLADSLAELNQTLETQVTQRTASLQANEEQLRLAMQAANQGFFDLNLRTDEAVISPEYARMLGYDPGTFHSSVATWKSQLHPDDSACTHQAYQAYAAGQTDIYKAEFRMRTRQGNWKWILATGQFTEWDDRGKPIRFLGSHMDINDRKRAEIALHNLIEGTAAVMGHDFFPALVHYIAEALNVSYAIVSQLVDGQLQTLAFRAHGALCPNMSYNPAKTPCECTLKQGRFHVPQGVQQQFPEDLDLVQMQAESYFGIALRDSQGNSIGDLCILDPQPIQNPQWAEQILRIFAARASAELERQQAEVILKRQLAAMEAAIDGIGIVQGETFSYVNKAHLELFGCEKPDDLVGKSWKVLYSPQEIERFEREVLPQLQREGAWQGDAIATRKDGSTFEQGVSLTLVDDELLICVCRDISDLKEAQAAIVHNALHDSLTGLPNRALLLDRLELAIARSQRQEIDRYAVLFLDLDRFKVINDSLGHTMGDRLLIAIAQRLQTHVRQVDLVARLGGDEFVILLEDISSTEEVVRVAQRILDDCQTPIVINNQEIFTGMSIGIVLGTSDYHHATDLIRDADIAMYRAKTQQTNSYKFFDVNMHLQALKRLNLETELRKAIERQEFIVFYQPIINLLNHRLEGFEALARWQHPTRGVVSPGEFIPVAEESGLITLIDRQIFHRACAQMVDWQQKFAHCFPLKISINLSVSDLGNPHLIAEIDEIIAQTQLESRFLTLEITESMLIEDIEQTINVLDRLALRHIQISIDDFGTGYSSLNYLHRLPVHNLKIDRSFVSQMQVDDRNNRVVSTIIALSTQLGLTVVAEGIETQQQQRQLQQLGCQLGQGYLFSKPLSAHDIESHFLEKAIDP